From the Polaribacter tangerinus genome, the window AGTTATAAATAGAACTCCAAAAACCTTAGTATAATGGTTTTTGGAGTTTTTTAAAACAACAACCAATGAAATATTTTAAAGCTATTTATCCACTATTATTAGTACTTTTTTTTGCATGCAATAATTCTTCTATTAAAAAAGAGGATACTATTGTTTCGAAATTGAAAATTACAGATTCATTAGAAAGGGTAGAGCCACCAAATTGGTTTGTTGGGTTTAAAAATACCTCTTTACAACTATTAGTAAAGGAACCTAATATTGGTAATTTTACTCCTAGTATATCTTATGAAGGAGTTCAAATTAAAAAAGTTCATAAAGCAACTAGCAATAATTACTTGTTTATAGATTTGGTAATTTCTGAAAAAACCAAACCAGGAAAATTTAATATTGTTTTTACAGCTACAGGAACATCGGAAAAAGTGCATACATACGAGCTAAAGGATAGAGAAAAATCACCCGAAAAATATGTTGGTTTTAATAGTGCAGATGTTCTTTATTTGATTACACCAGATCGTTTTGCAAATGCCAATATTTCTAATGATATTGATATTTCTATGAAAGAAAAAACAATTGATAGAAAAGATGATTATGCACGTCATGGAGGTGATATTAAAGGAATTACAAATCATTTAGACTATATTGATAGTATGGGTTTTACAGCAATTTGGTCATGCCCATTGCTGGTAAATGATATGAAAAAATCTTCGTATCATGGTTATGCAATAACAGATTTATATAAAATAGATCCACGATTTGGAACTTTAAAAGAGTATAGAGAATTGGCAGATAAAGCTGCTGAAAAAGGTATAAAATTAATTATGGATCAGGTAGCGAATCATTGTGGTAGCGAACACTGGTGGATGAAAGATTTACCTTTTAATGATTGGTTAAATTATCAAGAAAATTTTGAGAAAAATGGAACTTTAATAACTTCTAATCATAGAAGAACTACCAACCAAGACTTATATGCATCAAAAGTTGATGCCGCTCAAAATACGAAAGGTTGGTTTGTGAATTCTATGCCAGATTTGAATCAGAAAAATCCATTTATGGCCAAATACATCATACAAAACAGTATTTGGTGGATAGAAACTATTGGCTTAAGCGGTATAAGACAAGATACATATCCTTATCCAGACAAAGAGTTTATGAGTAATTGGGCGGGAGCAATTATGGCAGAATATCCAAATTTTTCTATTGTTGGAGAAGAATGGAGCTATAATCCTTTACTTATTGGGTATTGGCAAAAAGGGGCCAATAATCGTGATGGTTATGAGTCTAACTTATCATCGACAATGGATTTTGCTATGCAAAAAAAAATTGTAGAAGCTTTAAATGAAAAAGAAAGTTGGGATACTGGTTTAGTGAAAATTTACGAGGGTTTAGCAAATGATTTTCATTATGCAAGTCCGAAAGACTTACTTACTTTTCCTGATAACCACGATATGAGTAGAATTTTTACCCAATTAAATGGAAATATAACTCTTACTAAAATGGCACTATCTGTTCACTTAACTTTACCAAGAATTCCACAAATTTATTATGGAACAGAAATTTTAATGAACG encodes:
- a CDS encoding glycoside hydrolase family 13 protein — translated: MKYFKAIYPLLLVLFFACNNSSIKKEDTIVSKLKITDSLERVEPPNWFVGFKNTSLQLLVKEPNIGNFTPSISYEGVQIKKVHKATSNNYLFIDLVISEKTKPGKFNIVFTATGTSEKVHTYELKDREKSPEKYVGFNSADVLYLITPDRFANANISNDIDISMKEKTIDRKDDYARHGGDIKGITNHLDYIDSMGFTAIWSCPLLVNDMKKSSYHGYAITDLYKIDPRFGTLKEYRELADKAAEKGIKLIMDQVANHCGSEHWWMKDLPFNDWLNYQENFEKNGTLITSNHRRTTNQDLYASKVDAAQNTKGWFVNSMPDLNQKNPFMAKYIIQNSIWWIETIGLSGIRQDTYPYPDKEFMSNWAGAIMAEYPNFSIVGEEWSYNPLLIGYWQKGANNRDGYESNLSSTMDFAMQKKIVEALNEKESWDTGLVKIYEGLANDFHYASPKDLLTFPDNHDMSRIFTQLNGNITLTKMALSVHLTLPRIPQIYYGTEILMNDFNKPGDHGLIRTDFPGGWQNDVVNAFDGTGLTSSQIEMQRFLKKLLNFRKSSKAIHTGKTVHFAPVNGVYFLFRILEDEVVVTIINKNDNPLKIDLNRFNEIGLQGKIVKNIITDATIRWSDSLSLTSKGSIILTTKL